From the Kallotenue papyrolyticum genome, the window TCGCCATCCACCTGGCAGCACGCACGCCCGAACGCGTCCACCGCCTGGTGCTGGCCGCCGCGAGCGTGCTGCTGCGCGCCGATCTGGTGCGCATGGCGCTGCGCCTGCCGCGCGCAGGCGTGGCCTTGCGTCCCAACTTCGTGCCGACGCTGACGCTGGATGCCTTGCGCTGCGGCCCGCTTAACCTGCTGCTGAGCGCGCGCGAGATCCTGGCCGACGATGTGCAGGCGCTGCTCGCACGCATTGTTGCGCCTACGCTGCTGATCTGGGCGGAGCGCGACGCGCTGGTGTCGGTGGCCGTCGGCGCAGCGCTGCAGCAAGCCATTCCCACGGCGCGCCTGCAGGTCATCCCCGGCGCCGGCCACGTGGTGATGTGGGATCGCCCTACCCAGTTCAACCGGCTGGTGCTGGAGTTTCTCCGCGCCCCGGAGGAGGAGACCGCGTCGCCGGCCCTCCCCGCCGATAAGCAAGCTTAAGGCGCGCTTAGCGCGTGGATTGTGTTTCCAGGCGGTCGCGCGCGTGCTGCAGCGCCTGGTCGAGACACGCCACATTGGGTCCGCCCCCCTGCGCCGCATCGGGCCGTCCACCACCGCGTCCGCCGAGCAGCGCGGCTGCTTCGCGCAGCAGTGCGCTCATATCGTGAGCGAGTGTCGGCGGCCGGGCAAACACGAGCTGGGCCGCAGTTGCGCGCAACCCAAGTAGCGCGATCCCGCCGCGCTCAGCGATGCATCGTGCCAGGCTGCGGAGATAGTCGAGCGAACGATCCTCGAAGGCGGCGACCACCACCGGCGTCTCGCCGATGCGTTCGGCGTGCGTCAGCCAGTGCTGTACGTCGAGGTCCAACAGGCGCGCTTCGGCGCGCTCCAGCGCGGTACGGCTGTGCGCCTCAGCCGCCGCCAGGCGCTCGATCGCCGCGGGCAGCTCGGCGATGCCGACGCTGAAGCGGCCGGCCAGCTCGAGCAGCAGCCGGTTGGCGTTGCGCAGGTCGCGAACCACGCGTCCGCCGCAGACAAAGGTGACGCGTGTGCCGCCTTTATAGCGCTCCCAGCGCCGGATCGCCACGCAGCCGACCTCGCCGGTGCGGCGCGGGTGGGTTCCGCCACAGGCGGAGTGGTCGAAATCGCCCGCCGAGACGATACGGATGCGCGCATGGGCCTGGGGCGGCTTGCGCAGGCGTAGCGTTGACAGCTCCTCCGCGCTCACAAATCGCGCCAGGATCGGTACATCAGCCCAGACCATCGCGTTGGTCGCATCCTCCAGGGCCGCCATATCGGCGGCGTTTAGGCCATCACGATCCAGATCGATCGTGCTGTGCTCCTCGCCCAGGCGCGCCGAGCGCGTGCGTGCGCCCAAGACCTGCTCGGCGGCGGCGCTGAGCAGATGCTGACCGTGATGCTGCTGCATGTAATCGAAACGACGCGACCAGTCGATCGCGCCATGCACCTCATCGGCCTCGAGCGGCGCGGCCAGCACATGCCAGACCGTGCCCGCCGCATCGGCCTGGGTATCCAGCACGGGAACGCCGTTGAGTGTGCCGCGATCGCCGGGCTGGCCGCCACCTTCGGGGTAGAAGGCCGAGCGGTCGAGCGCCACTGCCGGATGGCCCTGCCACCGGCCGCGCTGTGTCACGCGCGCCGTGAATGAACGCAAGTAAGCGTCGTCGAAGTAGAGGCGTTGGGTCATAACGTGCACGCTAGAAGCGGATCAACATCAACTCTGCCGAAAAACCGGGACCAAAGCAGCACAGCAGGCCATAGTCGCCCGGCGTAACGGTACGATCGTCCAGAAAGCGCTCCAGCACGAACAGCACGCTCGCTGAAGACATGTTCCCGTACTGGCGCAGGATTGCGCGACTGTGCGCCAGCGCTTGTGGCGGCAGCGCCAGCGCGCGCTCGTAGGCCGCCAGCACTTTGGCGCCGCCGGGGTGATAAATGTGGTGCGCGATGTCGGCGGGACGCAGCCCATGCCGCGCCAGGAACGTGGCGGCCAGCGCATGGTAGTGCTCGGTCACCACGGCGGGGATGCGCGTGCCGAAGACCACCCTGAAGCCCTGATCGACGATCTCCCAGCCCATCAGGTCGAGCGAATCGGGAAACAGCGTCGAGCACGTATCGATGATCCGCGGTGTGGTGCGCGTAGGACGCGCCACTGCGTCGCCCTCGACCAGCACGGCGGCAGCGCCGTCGCCGAAGAGCGACATAGCTACCAGGTTGCGTTTGGAGCGGTCGTCGATCTGCGCGGTGAGCGAGCACAGCTCTACTGTCACCAGCAGGGCGCGCTGGTGCGGATAGGCGCGCACATACTCCTGGGCGCGCGCCAGGCCGCCCACGCCGCCGGCGCAGCCCAGGCCCCAGATCGGTGTGCGGCGCGTGTGCGGCTGCAGCCCCAGGCGCGCGAACAGGCGCGCATCGATCGAGGGGGCAGCCAGGCCGGTTGTCGATACAAAGATCAGGTGATCGACCGCCGACGGCGGCAGGTCGGCCCGCTGCAAGCAAGCGCGGGCGACCTCTTCACCCAGCTGCGTAGCCATCTCGATGAAGCGTTGGTTGGCCGCGCCCAGGCCACGCGCTTCCAGAAACCACTCCACCGGCACCGACAGGTAGCGCGTTTCGATCGCGGCATGGTCAAACACCGTCAGGTAGCGCTCGAGCTGCGGCAGGTGGTCGCGAAACAGGTGGTGGGCGTAGGCGCGGGCCGTGGCCTGCTCGAGACGGTAGGGCGGCACGGCGCTCGCCACAGCGGCAATGGTTGGCATACGCCGGACTCCGGGCCGGGCGCGATGCCACCGCCGGCATCGCACCCGGAGGGATAGGATCGCTGATCAGGCGGCGGTTGCAGCGGTCAGCGCCTCGGCGGCGCGCTCCAGGCGCTGCAACGTCTCGGCACGCCCTAGAGCATGCAGCGTTTCAAACAGCGGCGGCGAGACCTTGCGCCCCGTGGCAGCGACGCGCAGCGCCATAAAGAAATCGCCCACCTTGAGACCAAGCTGCTCGGCCAGGGCGCGCAGTGTGGCTTCGATGGCCGGCACGCTCCATGCCTCGAGCTGCGCTAGCGCCTCGTGCGCGGCCTGCAGCGCATGGCGAGTGGTGGCCGCGTCCAACTTCTTGGGGATCAACAGGTCGCGGTCATAGCTCTCGGGCGCGACAAAGAAGGGTGCGAGCTGATCGGGCGCTTCGCTGAGCACCACCAGCCGCTCCTGGATCAGCGGCACCAGTTCCTCGACGCGCGCGCGCTCGGCCTCGCTGGCGGGCGTGGCCACCAGGCCGGCCTGCTGCAGGTAGGGCAGGATACGTTCGGCCAGTTGCTGCGGCGTCAGCTTGCGAATGTAGATGCCGTTGAAACGGTTGAGCTTCTCCAGGTTGAAGATCCCGCCCGATGGCTGGATCCGCTTGATATCGAAGCGCTGAATCAGCTCTTCACGGCTCAGAATCTCGGTGTTGTCGTCCGGCCCCCAGCCGACCAGCGCCAGCACGTTGAAGAGCGCCTCGGGCAGGTAGCCCTTTTCCAGATATTCGGTCACCGACGTATCGCCGTGGCGCTTGGAGAGCTTCTTGCCGTCGGGGCCGAGCACATTGGGCACGTGCACCCACACCGGCTGCTCCCAACCGAAGAACTGGTAGAGCAGCACATGCAGCGGCGAGGTGGCGATCCACTCATCGGCGCGCAATACATGCGTGATCTGCATCAGATGATCATCCACCACCACCGCGAAGTGGTAGGTGGGGAAGCCGTCGCTCTTGATCATCACAGCATCGTTCTGCAGTGCGTTCTGGAAGACGATCGGGCCGCGGATCAAATCGTTGACCACGGTCTCACCCTCCAGCGGCACCGCCAGGCGCAGCACATAGGGCTTGCCGGAGGCCTCCTCGGCGGCACGCTCTGCCGCGCTTAGAAAACGGCAGCGCCGATCATAACCGGGTGGCTCCTTGCGCGCCATGCGCTCCTCGTTGACCTGCTTGAGCCGTTCGGGCGGACACCAACACTTGTAAAGGTAGCCATGCTGCAGCAGCTCCTCGGCATGGCGGTGGTAGATCGGCAGGCGCTCGGACTGGCGATAGGGCGCATGCGGCCCACCGATGTCTGGACCCTCGTCCCACAGCAGATCCATCATGCGCAGCGACTGCAAGAGTTGCTCTTCCGCGCCGGGCACGTAGCGGTTGCGGTCGGTATCCTCGATGCGCAGCAGGAACTGGCCGCCGGTGTGCCGCGCCCAGAGCCAGTTGAAGATCACCGTACGCAAGCTCCCGATATGCACGAACCCGGTGGGGCTGGGCGCGAAGCGCGTGCGCGCCGGGCGGGTAGCATCGGTCATTGAATCCTCCCAATCACAGACAGCTTGGTTCGATTATACCAGCCTGCGGCGCCGCCCCGCAGCGGCCTTGGATGCCTTCGGAAAGGGGTGTTTGGCGTAGGGGTAGACCCGGCGCAAAAGTTGGGACCATCGGGCTATGGTCGGTTGGCGCAGCGCTTTCTATACTGAGAGTGGCGCACCAAAGCTGTGAGGTCTGCGATGGTCGTGAAACGGCGCAACCGTGGTCAATCGATCGTAGAAATGGCGCTGCTCCTGCCGTTCCTGTTGTTTCTGACGGTCGGAACGATGGAGCTAGGCTACTACGTGTACATGTATTCTGAGCTGGAGAACGTCGCCCGGCGCGCGGCAGAATGGGCTGCCGACTCGCCGCCGCTCACCGCGACACCCAGCGACGATGTGCCCGGGCGGGACCGCTGTGCCGTGCTGATCAAACAGCATGGCATGGACAACGCCTTCCTGAGCCGGCTGAACTACAACGACTTCGTGATCAGCTACGTTGGCGCCAGTGAACGGCAGATCGGCAACCAGATCCAGGTTACGCTAACCTACCAGGCGCGCTGGCTGACACCCCTGGGCGACCGCTTTCTGGGCGATCGCCTGCGCTTCCAGTTCACGGCGCGGCGCACGATCCGCGATTTGGGTCCGCCTGCGCTCTACAATCCGGATTGTACACCGCGTTCGCCCTAGACGCAGCAGCCACCGACGATGGCAGGGAGGGCATGTATGAGCAGGCTCATTTCCATCTGGCAGCGCTGGCAGACGCGTCGGGCGGTTGCGGCGCGCCAGCCGGGCCAGGCGCTGGTCGAGCTGGCGCTGGCCGCTACGTTTCTCACACTACTGTTGTCCGCGGCGGTGGACCTGGGCCTGGCCTACAAAGCCTACCAGACGCTGATGAGCGCGACCGCCGAGGCCAGCAACTACCTTCAGTTACGGCCGCTGGCCAGTTGTGATCCATCCCGCGATGGCACCAACTGCGCCCAGGAGCTGGCCGATATGGAAGCGCGCATTCGCTTTCGCGGCGAGCAGGGCGACAGGCTGGGACGTTTCGCCAGCACGCTCGACCTGAACGCCAACGGGCGCGACGATCGCAGCGAATTCGGCTCGGATGCAGCCTGGCTGGCGTATATTCGCGCGCGCGTGCGCATCGATGAAGCCGACAGCACCCAGGTGACGATCACCAACAGTGGCTTTGCGGTTGGCGATACCTTTGATCCGACGCGCACCAGCGCCACCTGTCAGGAGCGTCACAATCGCGACGCCAACGGCCAGTGCTTCATCGTGGTCCGCACATCGATCGACTATGTGCCCTTTGCCATCGCACCGATTGTCGGTCGACGCATGACTATTCGCGCGATTTCGGTTCAACCAATTACCAATGGACATCCATAAATGTCGCTTAGGAGGTCAGGTGGCAACACAGCCAGGCAGGGCATCCAGGTAGAGCATGCGACGCAGCGGGAGGACAGCTCCTCCGAACGTGGCAGATGGGCGTAGCAGACCATCGGAGGTTAGGATATGAGGACATCGATGTGGCGACGAGCACCAGGCCAGAGCTTGCCACTGATCGCCTTCGTGATTGTGGTGATCATCGCGCTGGTGGCACTCTCGGTGGATGTCGGTAATGCGTATGGGCAACAGCGCCAGTTGCAGAATGCAGCGAACGCTGCTGCGACCGCGGCCATGAGCTCCACCATGGCCAATGCGACCAACCAAGCGGTGTGGGACAGCGTCAAGCAAACGCTGGCCGGCAACCGCATCGATCCGGCCGACCGGCGCTACCGCTACAAGGCGGACTACATCTTTGCCAATCGCCCGCCGCAGTTGATCGGCCAGTGGAACATGGAGAGCAGCCCTGGGCGCGAGATCGTCTTCAACGCCAACCAGCGTCGCCCCGACAACGTCATTCGCATCCAGGTCTCTCTGGAAGAGGTGGTCGATACCTACTTCGCACGGGTGATCGGCTACCAGACGCTGCCGGTCAACGTGCGCGCCAACGCCTGCCCGAGCGGCTACGGCATTGGTGTCTATCCCATTGGCGTGCCGCGTAAGCTGACCAAGGGCTACCACCAGATCTACCAATCCGGCTCGAGCACGCCGCTCAGCACCAGCAGCGCGCTGTGGAATCAGGTGGCCAGCGGCGAGTGGGATCAACCCGAAAACAATAACATGGTCGGCAAGATCGTCCATCTGCCGATCGAGAACCAAGGCGGCGGAACGCCACCCGGCACACACATCGGCTGGTTGAACTGGGGGGTGGGCAACAACCAGAGCAACGACGCGCTGGCGACCAGCCTGACCTATCCCGGCAACCTGCAGAACGGTTTCCGTGAAGGCGAGGTGCGCGACCGCAATTTGCCGAGCAACACGCCCAACGGACGCCTGGAGCTGCTGGATTGGGTGGAGGGCACCACCGGTGTGCAGAACAGCAGCCGCGTCGACGATGCCATCAACAGCCATATCAGCGCAGGCAACGTTGTGATCCTGCCGATGTACAGCACCGTTGGCGGCCAAGGCTCCAACTCGAGCTTCTACATCACCAAGATGGGGAAGTTCAAGATCATCCAATACAATCAGCATGCTAACCCCAAGTATCTCCGGTTGATGTACCTGGGTGACGCGCCGGCAGGCGCGGGTGGCTGCGCCAGCGAAGTTGCGGACAACGCCCCCGCCGCGCCGCCCAAGCTCTTCGGCATCAACGGCACGGTGCGCTACAACCGCGTCTGGCGACAGGATCAGCGCATGCGAGTCTCCAACGACATCGTGCTGGTGATGGATAATTCGGGCTCGATGGCATGGGACTGGTATGATCTGGGGTCTGGGGATCCCGGATACAATCCCGATCAGCAGCGCATCAAATCGGCCAAGCGGGCGCTGATCTCCTTCCTGCAGAATTACGATCTCCTGGCTGATCCTGAGGCGCGCATCGCGCTGGTCACCTTTGGCAACAACAATCAAGCTCAA encodes:
- a CDS encoding TadE/TadG family type IV pilus assembly protein codes for the protein MSRLISIWQRWQTRRAVAARQPGQALVELALAATFLTLLLSAAVDLGLAYKAYQTLMSATAEASNYLQLRPLASCDPSRDGTNCAQELADMEARIRFRGEQGDRLGRFASTLDLNANGRDDRSEFGSDAAWLAYIRARVRIDEADSTQVTITNSGFAVGDTFDPTRTSATCQERHNRDANGQCFIVVRTSIDYVPFAIAPIVGRRMTIRAISVQPITNGHP
- a CDS encoding TadE family protein, with the translated sequence MVVKRRNRGQSIVEMALLLPFLLFLTVGTMELGYYVYMYSELENVARRAAEWAADSPPLTATPSDDVPGRDRCAVLIKQHGMDNAFLSRLNYNDFVISYVGASERQIGNQIQVTLTYQARWLTPLGDRFLGDRLRFQFTARRTIRDLGPPALYNPDCTPRSP
- a CDS encoding alpha/beta fold hydrolase, whose product is MLKRRHSYQIAQLDRYRLLYRCYGDGPPVVLVHGLVGSARWWRYNVPALADHFRVYVIELVGFGSNRAWRPARIVASAELLARFIAELPEGRAAVIGHSMGGQIAIHLAARTPERVHRLVLAAASVLLRADLVRMALRLPRAGVALRPNFVPTLTLDALRCGPLNLLLSAREILADDVQALLARIVAPTLLIWAERDALVSVAVGAALQQAIPTARLQVIPGAGHVVMWDRPTQFNRLVLEFLRAPEEETASPALPADKQA
- a CDS encoding VWA domain-containing protein, translating into MWRRAPGQSLPLIAFVIVVIIALVALSVDVGNAYGQQRQLQNAANAAATAAMSSTMANATNQAVWDSVKQTLAGNRIDPADRRYRYKADYIFANRPPQLIGQWNMESSPGREIVFNANQRRPDNVIRIQVSLEEVVDTYFARVIGYQTLPVNVRANACPSGYGIGVYPIGVPRKLTKGYHQIYQSGSSTPLSTSSALWNQVASGEWDQPENNNMVGKIVHLPIENQGGGTPPGTHIGWLNWGVGNNQSNDALATSLTYPGNLQNGFREGEVRDRNLPSNTPNGRLELLDWVEGTTGVQNSSRVDDAINSHISAGNVVILPMYSTVGGQGSNSSFYITKMGKFKIIQYNQHANPKYLRLMYLGDAPAGAGGCASEVADNAPAAPPKLFGINGTVRYNRVWRQDQRMRVSNDIVLVMDNSGSMAWDWYDLGSGDPGYNPDQQRIKSAKRALISFLQNYDLLADPEARIALVTFGNNNQAQTVMSWTEACAASQRASDCGGPTRKWQTMQQKINDMRPAGWTPGPFAFEETRSLMGSAQTTRPSGTPVRKVVILATDGVFNICGSDWNSSACRRGQLPYCEYNPSNPGDYRCSNNAPYNMVQPRPVWQAIQLAQQLKDRGVSIFTIAMKAHCAPNSRDCFDPRGLPEMSSGSGYYYQASDEQALNNIYQIILDQIATPQCEPKEQVELAVGARVILKQPNNPTVVKTTVADSEGRWEFRDLPAGEYVVTVEPYTKTSPEDGRTRTYSRLRNALDLSQEGQVSFSINPLWPERSTVYGEALLSLPTDANGVPRNGCNTP
- a CDS encoding alanyl-tRNA editing protein, yielding MTQRLYFDDAYLRSFTARVTQRGRWQGHPAVALDRSAFYPEGGGQPGDRGTLNGVPVLDTQADAAGTVWHVLAAPLEADEVHGAIDWSRRFDYMQQHHGQHLLSAAAEQVLGARTRSARLGEEHSTIDLDRDGLNAADMAALEDATNAMVWADVPILARFVSAEELSTLRLRKPPQAHARIRIVSAGDFDHSACGGTHPRRTGEVGCVAIRRWERYKGGTRVTFVCGGRVVRDLRNANRLLLELAGRFSVGIAELPAAIERLAAAEAHSRTALERAEARLLDLDVQHWLTHAERIGETPVVVAAFEDRSLDYLRSLARCIAERGGIALLGLRATAAQLVFARPPTLAHDMSALLREAAALLGGRGGGRPDAAQGGGPNVACLDQALQHARDRLETQSTR
- a CDS encoding type III polyketide synthase, with amino-acid sequence MPTIAAVASAVPPYRLEQATARAYAHHLFRDHLPQLERYLTVFDHAAIETRYLSVPVEWFLEARGLGAANQRFIEMATQLGEEVARACLQRADLPPSAVDHLIFVSTTGLAAPSIDARLFARLGLQPHTRRTPIWGLGCAGGVGGLARAQEYVRAYPHQRALLVTVELCSLTAQIDDRSKRNLVAMSLFGDGAAAVLVEGDAVARPTRTTPRIIDTCSTLFPDSLDLMGWEIVDQGFRVVFGTRIPAVVTEHYHALAATFLARHGLRPADIAHHIYHPGGAKVLAAYERALALPPQALAHSRAILRQYGNMSSASVLFVLERFLDDRTVTPGDYGLLCCFGPGFSAELMLIRF
- the gltX gene encoding glutamate--tRNA ligase; the encoded protein is MTDATRPARTRFAPSPTGFVHIGSLRTVIFNWLWARHTGGQFLLRIEDTDRNRYVPGAEEQLLQSLRMMDLLWDEGPDIGGPHAPYRQSERLPIYHRHAEELLQHGYLYKCWCPPERLKQVNEERMARKEPPGYDRRCRFLSAAERAAEEASGKPYVLRLAVPLEGETVVNDLIRGPIVFQNALQNDAVMIKSDGFPTYHFAVVVDDHLMQITHVLRADEWIATSPLHVLLYQFFGWEQPVWVHVPNVLGPDGKKLSKRHGDTSVTEYLEKGYLPEALFNVLALVGWGPDDNTEILSREELIQRFDIKRIQPSGGIFNLEKLNRFNGIYIRKLTPQQLAERILPYLQQAGLVATPASEAERARVEELVPLIQERLVVLSEAPDQLAPFFVAPESYDRDLLIPKKLDAATTRHALQAAHEALAQLEAWSVPAIEATLRALAEQLGLKVGDFFMALRVAATGRKVSPPLFETLHALGRAETLQRLERAAEALTAATAA